The genomic window CCGCTGAGCCATCAAGTTTCGAGGATGCATTTGAATTGTCAAAGGAAGAGGAAATCCTATCCCGTGAAATGTTTGTCATTGATGTTGAGGATGGAATTAGAGGGTTTATTGATGAAGTTCGCATGACTCCGGATAGAATAATCATTATTGATGACAAGCCAGGAAATAGGGCGTATCAATCAACCATCAATCAGGTTCGCGCTTACTGTTTGGCTTTTAAAAGCATGATTGGTGATGATGATCGTCAAATAATAGCTGCATTGAGGCAAAGGGGAACCGATAACATATTCTGGCATGAGGAATTCAATGAAAAGAATGAGAAGAACATCAGATATACCATCAATTTCTTACATAGATTGATTGATGATAAAAGGGACCCTATACCTACCAAGAATCCAAATAAGTGTAGAAGCTGCAGATTCCAAAGCTATTGTGATGAAAAAGCTATTTAATTTTTTTTAACATTCTTTTTTTTCTCATTTGTTAAAAATAGAGTAATTTAGTTTTTAATAAAAAATAGTATATAAATAGTATAAGAATA from Methanobrevibacter sp. includes these protein-coding regions:
- a CDS encoding Dna2/Cas4 domain-containing protein encodes the protein MENKLIIDDFNILDFEPHENFKNVRIIDEKANFPISWLNTQAYCEYSLYLEYSEGKTAGSTKEMIEGTWGHAELEEKFKETAEPSSFEDAFELSKEEEILSREMFVIDVEDGIRGFIDEVRMTPDRIIIIDDKPGNRAYQSTINQVRAYCLAFKSMIGDDDRQIIAALRQRGTDNIFWHEEFNEKNEKNIRYTINFLHRLIDDKRDPIPTKNPNKCRSCRFQSYCDEKAI